A segment of the Acidobacteriota bacterium genome:
CGCTGTGGCTGTGCGGCGACGGTGCCGCCAGCGTCAACGGCCAGGCCATCGTCATCGACGGTGGAGGTTTCTTGGGATGAGCTACGAGATCTTCAACCCATCGGAGATGCCGCCGGCTCGGGGTTTCAGTCATGGCCTGCTGGCGCCGGCAGGAGGGCGGGTGCTCTTCATCGCCGGTCAGACGGCTCACGGCACCGACGGTGCGCCGCTGCCCCAAAGCTCCGGAGCAGAAGCCTTCGTCGGGCAATTCGCCAAGGCCTTGGACAATGTGCTGGCGGTGGCGGCAGCTGCCGGGGGCAGGCCGGAGCATCTCGGCCGCTTCACCGTCTATGTCACGGACATGGCGACCTACCGCAGCAGTCTCAAGGCTCTAGGAGACGTCTACCGCCAGCGCATGGGCCGCCACTTCCCCGCCATGGCGCTGGTGGCGGTGAGCGAGCTGGTGGACCCGGGGGCGATGGTGGAGATCGAGGCTACGGCCGTGCTCCCCACCTAGCTGCCTCGCTTCCCCGCTCCAATCACCGAAGAGTTTCTGCAGTATCCAAGCCCTTCGAACCGAGTATCGACCCCAGGAGAGACGGACCATGGCCTTGAACCCCGAGCATTTTCTCTATGAATTCGATCCCGAAACGGCGGTGGCGACCATCACCCTCAACCGCCCGGACCGGCTCAACGCCCTCACCTTCGACATCTACGAGGAGCTGCGGGATACGTTCCGGGCGCTGAATCACGAGGAAGGGGTCCGTGCGGTGATCCTCACCGGCTCGGGCAAGGCGTTCTGCTCCGGCGGCGACGTCCACGACATCATCGGTCAGCTCTTCGACCGCGGCTATGAAGGACTGCTGGAGTTCACCCGCCTGACCTGCGATCTGATCCTCTCCATGCGGCTGTGCCGGCGTCCGGTGGTGGCGGCCCTCAACGGCACGGTGGCGGGGGCGGGAGCGGTGATGGCCGCCGCCAGCGATGTGCGGGTAGCGGCGGAGTCGGCCAAGATCGGCTTCGTATTCACCAAGGTGGGCCTGTGCGGGGCGGATATGGGCGCGGCCTGGTTGCTGCCGCGCCTCGTCGGTCTGGGGCAGGCTACCGAGCTGCTGATGACCGGAGACTTCATCGACGCCCGGGAGGCCCACCGCATCGGCCTCTATAACCATGTGGTGAGCGACGACGAAGTGCTGTCCCGGGCTCGGGGGCTGGCGGAGAAGCTCGCCCGGGGACCGTCCTTCGCGCTGGAGATCACCAAGGATGCTCTCAACCGGGAGGCGCATATGGATCTGGCGACGGCGATGGAAAATGAGGCGCAGATTCAGGCGGTCTGCATGCAAAATCCCAATTTCCGCGAAGCCTTCGAGGCGTTCCGGGACAAGCGCAAGGCGCGCTTCGAGTAGGGCGGGTCGACAATGCCCGACACTCGAGCGACTCGCGCGTTCCTGGAACCTCGCCATCATCAGCTGGCGACGGCGGCAGAAGCCTTCGTCGCAGAGCAGATCGCTCCCCTGGGGCACGCGGAGGACGATGAGCAGGCCCGGCGGCAGGCGCGCCAGGTCCTCACGGCCCTGGGCGAGGGGACCTGGCTGCAGCCCATCGCGGTGCCGGACCTACGGGCCTGTGGCCTGCTGCGGGAAGTCCTGGCGGCGGAATCGCCGCTGGCGGATGCGGTCTTCGCGCTGCAGGCCTTGGGCTCGATGCCGATCCAGCTGGCGGGGAGCGACGAGCTGAAGCGAGCGTTCGTGGAGCCGGCGCTCCGCGGCGAGGCGATGGCGGCCTTCGCCATGACGGAAGCGGAGGCGGGGTCGGACGTGGCCCATCTGTCGACCCGGGCCGTGCGGGATGGCTCCCACTATGTGCTGAACGGCGGCAAGGCGTTCATTTCCAACGCGGGTATCGCGGATTTTTATACCGTCTTTGCGGTGACGGATGCGGAGGCGGGCAAGCGGGGAATCTCGTGCTTCGTGGTACCCGCGGACACGCCGGGGCTGTCCCTGGCCCGGGCGCAGGTGATGAGTGCCCCCCATCCCCTCGGGGAGCTGGCCTTCGAGGCTTGCCGGGTTCCAGCCTCCCACCGGCTGGGTTCGGAGGGAGAGGGGCTGAAGATCGGGTTGGCCTCGTTGGATCGGCTGCGGGCCACCGTTGGTGCGGCGGCTTGCGGGATGGCGCAGCGGGCGCTGGCGGAGGCGTTGGCTTACTCGAAGCAGCGGCACTTGGGAGGCCAAGCGCTGGCGGAGTATCAGATGACTCAGGACAAGCTGGCCCGCGGGGCGACGGAGCTGACGGCCTCGCGGCTGCTGGTATACCGGGCGCTGTGGGAGCGGGACGACGGGACGGAGCGCACCACCGTGGAGGCGGCCATGGCCAAGTCCTACGCGACGGAGGCGGCGCAGCGGATCATCGACGATGCGATTCAGATTCTCGGCGGGCGGGGATGCCTGGCGGAGCATCCGGTGGATCACCTTTACCGCTCGATCAGGTCGTTGCGGATCTATGAGGGGACGACGGAGATTCAGAGACTGATCATTGCGCGGGCGCTGTTGGCGGAAACATCCTGAGGCCCGGCGATTGTGGTTTTGGCTCCGCCCGTCCCGTCAGTTCTGCGCGCGGCGCTCAAACGTTCCGCTCCCTGCGGTCGCTCCTCGCCCTTCGGGTTGGGTTCGCGCCGTGCTCGGATCGACAGGACCGGCTCCGCTGGGACCGTTCGTGTGCTGGTGCTCAAAGAGATATTGGGAATGAGTGAGGGTTTGGCATGAAGATCGAGATTGTCGGCGGGGGCCCCGGGGGGCTGTACTTCGCGCTGTTGATGAAAAAGCGGGATCCGGGGCATCGGGTGCGGGTGCATGAGCGCAACCGGGCGGACGACACCTTCGGTTTCGGCGTGGTCTTCTCCGACGCCACCATGGACAACCTCGCCGACGCCGACCGGGAGAGCTACGACGCCATCACCCGGGCCTTCTACCACTGGGACGACATCGACATTCACTACCGGGGGACCGTCCTCTCCTCCACCGGTCACGGCTTTGCCGGGCTCTCCCGCCAGACCCTCCTCGACATCCTCGCCCAGCGCTGCCGGGAGCTGGGGGTGGAGATTGACTACGAGTCGGAGGTGGACCCGGAGGCGGCGGGGTTCTTGGCCGATGCGGACCTGGTGGTGGCGGCGGACGGGGTGAATAGCCGGTTCAGGGAGACCTTCGCGGAGCACTTCCAGCCCGCCATCGACTGGCGCCCCAACCGCTTCGTGTGGCTCGGCACCACCCAGCCCTTCCCCGCCTTCACCTTCTACTTCCAGGAAGACCGCCACGGGCTGTGGCGGGCCCACGCCTATCAATACGAGCCCACCGAGAACGGCGAGGCTCGCTCCACCTTCATCGTCGAGACCACCGACGAGACTTTCCACGCCGCCGGTCTCGATCCCGAGGACGAGGACGCCACCGTGGCCTTCTGCCAGCAGCTCTTCGCCGAGCAGCTGGACGGCCATGGGCTGATCAAGAACCGCTCCCTGTGGCGCCGCTTCCCCACCATCAAGAACGGGCATTGGCACCACGGCAAGATGGTGCTGTTGGGGGATGCCGCCCACACAGCGCACTTCTCCGTCGGCTCCGGCACCAAGCTGGCGCTGGAGGATTCCATCGCCCTCGCCGACACCCTGCAGGATCTCGCCGAGGACGAGACTTCCGGAGCAGATCTGAACGCGGCGCTGCAGCGCTACGAGGAGGAACGGCGACCGGATGTGGAGAGCCTGCAGCGGGCGGCGCAGGCGAGCCTGCAGTGGTTCGAGGAGACCGAGCGCTACTTCCAGCTGCCGCCGGTGCAATTCGGCTTCACCCTGCTGACCCGCAGCCTGCGCATCAGCCATGAGGACCTGAAGCTGCGGGATCCGGCCTACGTTCGCAACATCGACCGCTGGTTCGCCGAGGAGGCCCAGGAGCGCAGCGGTGAGCGGATCCTGCCGGAGCCAGCCCCGACGAAACCAGCCCCGACGGAACCAGTGCCGCCGCCTCTCTTCACCCCCTTCAAGCTTCGCGGACTGCTGCTGCCCAACCGGGTGGTGGTCTCCGCCATGTGCCAGTACAGCGCCGAGGACGGCCGGCCCAACGACTGGCATCTGGTGCATCTGGGCAGCCGCGCCGTCGGCGGCGCCGGGCTGGTGATCACCGAGATGACCGATATCAGCCGGGAAGCCCGGATCACCCCGGGTTGTGCGGGGCTCTATCAGGACGAGCACGTCACTGCGTGGCGCCGCATCACCGACTTCGTGCACGAGAACACGACGTCGAAGATCGGCGTCCAGCTCGCCCACGCCGGCCGCAAGGGAGCGACCAAGCTGGCCTGGGAAGGCATTGACGAGCCGCTGGAAGAAGGGGCCTGGCCCCTCCTCGCCGCCTCCCCCATTCCCTACCTGGAGCACAGCCAGGTCCCCAAGGCGATGGATCACGGTGACATGGACGCGGTGCGGGACGACTTTGTCGCCGCCGCGCGCCGAGCTGACGAGGCGGGCTTCGATCTGCTGGAGCTCCACTGCGCCCACGGCTACCTCCTCGCCACCTTCCTCTCCCCCCTCACCAACCAGCGTCAGGACGAGTACGGCGGCTCGTTGGAGAACCGCATGCGCTATCCGCTGGAGGTCTTCGATGCGGTGCGGGCGGTGTGGCCGGAAGACAAGCCCATCTTCGTGCGCATTTCGGCGGTGGATTGGGCCCCCGGGGGCAATCAGCCGGAGGACGCGGTGGAGATCGCCCGGTTGCTGAAGGCCCACGACTGCGACCTGGTGGATGTCTCCGCCGGCCAGACGGTGCCCGACGCCAAGCCCGTCTACGGCCGCCTCTTCCAAACTCCGTTCTCGGATCGGGTACGCCACGAGGTGGGGATTCCCACCATGGCGGTGGGCAATATTTCGTCCTACACCGACGTCAACACCATCCTCGCCGCCGGCCGGGCGGACCTCTGCGCCCTGGCCCGCATGCATCTGTGGGATCCCTATTGGACCCGCCACGCCGCCCACGCCCTCGGTTGGGATCTGCCCTGGCCGGATCCGTACTCGGTGCTCGACCGCTTCACGCCGCGTTTCGAGTAGCTCGTCTCAGCTTCCCAGGCTGCCACTCTGGTTGCTAGGATCTGCCGACCATGGGTGCCGAAGCCATCTGGTTGCTGCTGCTCCTCGCCGCCACCTTCGCGTTCTTCGTCTTCGAAGTGCTGCCGGTGGAGGTCACCGCCCTGTGCATGCTCTCGCTGCTCACCCTCAGCGGCCTGGTGAGTCTCGACCAGGCGGTGGCGGGTTTTTCCAACCCTGGAGTGCTGACCATCGGCGGTCTTTTCGTCCTCAGCCACGCCCTAGTGCGGACCGGCTTCTTGGAAGTCGCCGCGGAGAGGCTGAGCCGGCGCTTCGGCAAGCGGCCGTGGCTGGGCATCGCCGTGCTGCTCCTGGCCGTCGCGTTGATGTCCGGCTTCCTCAACAACACCGCCGTGGTGGTGATCACCATTCCGTTGGCGGTGGACCTCTGCCGCAGGTTCCAGCTCAGCCCCAGCCGGGTGCTCATCCCTCTCTCCTATGCCGCCATCATCGGCGGCACCCTGACCCTCATCGGCACGTCCACCAACCTGCTGGTCAGCTCCATCGCCGAGGACTCGGAGGTCGGCGCCCTGTCGATGTTCGACTTCCTGCCCCTGGGTAGCCTTTTCCTGGTCGTGGGGTTGATCTACATCCTGGTGGTGGCGCCCCGTTTTCTGCCGGCGCGCATCACCACCCGCAGTCTCACCGTCAGCTACAAGATGGACGAATTTCTCACCGAGCTGCGGGTCGACGAAGGATCCAAGCTGGTGGGCCGGACGGTGCTCGACTCCGACCTCAGCCGCAAATACGACGTCACCGTGTTGACGGTGATCCGCGGCTCCCAGCGGTTCGAGGACCGGCTCCACCGGCTGCCCCTCGAAGTCGGGGATCTGCTCATCGTGCGCTGCCCGGTAGAGAGCTTGCCGCGGTTGCGGGAGGATCTCGGGGTCGCCCTGCTCACCGACGTCAAGCTCACCGAGGAAGAGCTCTTGGGCAGCGACCGGGTGGTGCTGGAGGCGTTGATTCCGCCGCGCAGCCGGCTCATCGGACGAACCCTCCAGGAGGCGGATTTCCGCCGCCACTTCGGCGGCTTCGTCCTCGCCATCCGGCACCTCGACTCGACCCGGCGGACGCGCATCGCCCGCGCGCGATTGCGGCTCTCGGACACTCTCCTGCTCATCACCTCCCGGGACCGTCTCGAAGATCTGCGCAGCCATGGAGATCTGATCATCACCTCCGAGCTCGACCTCCAGCTACGGCGCCAGAGGTACTGGTGGTTGCCCCTGGTGTTGATCCCGGCCATCGTCGGTCTCGCCGCCGCCGGCGTCGTCGACATTCTGCTCGGCGTGCTCCTGGCGGTGGCCGTGCTCTTCGCCCTCAAGGTGATCAACCCGGCGGATGGATATCGAGCCATCGATTGGTCGGTGGTGGTCTTCATCGCGGCCTTCATCCCGGTGGGAGCCGCCATGACCCACACCGGGTTGGCGGAGAAGATCGCGTCCATCGTCCTTGCCCCGAGCTCTTGGATGCCGGAGGCCTGGGCGCCTTGGGTGGCGGTGTCGGTGCTCTATCTGGCCACCTCCATCATCACCGAGCTGGTCACCAACAACGCCGCCGCCATCGTGCTGACGCCGGTGGCCATCAGCATGGCGGCGTCCCTCGGTGTCGATCCCAAGCCCTTGATCCTGGCGGTGTGCTTCGCCGCCTCCGCCTCCTTCCTCACCCCCACGGGGTACCAGACCAACCTCATGGTCTACGGCCCCGGTGGCTACCGCTTCACCGACTTCCTGCGCTTCGGCGCTCCCCTCAACCTTCTGTTCTGGATCCTCGCCACGGTTTGCATCCCGGTCTTTTGGTCCTTCTGAGCCCGCCACCCCGGTTGGAATCGTCCCAGCTCGGCTTGCGCCCTTCCGGTCGGCACCGGCCGGGTTTGCATGGGGGCGGAAGCAGCCACTATCATCGGATGCCGTCTGAGGTTGCGATCTCGCAACCGCCCCCGACTCGATCTCCGACCCCGAACACTCTTCTAGGTGAATTCATGCAGCTCAAGAGCTTCCTTCTCGTCGTCTCCGTCCTGGCCGTTCTCCTCCTGACAATTCCCGCCAGCGCCCAGCTCCAGGTCCAGACTCAGCAACAAACCACTCCCCCACCGGCGGCCTCTTCAGCCGCGCCGGAGGAGGAGAGCGATCTCTTCACCATCCCCATGGTGGGCTTCGAGATGACCAAGCCCGAGTCCTGGGTCTTCCTGCACAAGGCCGAGCCGTCGCCGGACAAGCCGGAGACCCGGCTGAATGACGAGCTGTTGAATACCGCCGCCGAAGAGCTCTCCGGCCGGCCCCTGGCGGTGGTGGCGAAGTATCCCCAGCCTCATTCCAGCCTCAACCCGACGCTGCAGGTGGCGATGCGCTCCCGGCAGCCCCTGGGAGACCTTGACGCCCCGGAGATCCTCACCATCATCTCCAATCAGATGCGCGGCGGCTTCCCGGACTTCCAGCTGGAGCAAGCGGTCACCGCCACCGAGGTCTCCGGCCTTGAGGCTGCGACCTTCACCGCCACCTACACGGTGCAGGGGGGGCCGGCGGCCTATCCCGTCCGCTACCGCATGTGGGTGATCCCCCGGGGGAGCATCTTCTTCATCCTCGGCATGTCCGGTGCCCAGGAGGGGGAAGACGCCGCCACCGAGGCCTTCCAGCAGATCCTCGAATCGGTCAAGATCCAGCCCTGATCAGGCCTGAGCCTTTCTTGACGCCTCAGCCTTCCTGGACAAGAGCCAACCCATGAGCCAGCCCCACGCCAACCCCTCCCGCCAGACCATCGGCGTCGTCGGTGCCGGCACCATGGGCCGCGGCATCGCCCAGACCGCCGCCACCGCCGGTCACCCGGTGGTGCTCTACGACCTCGACGCCGAAGCGCGGGAGGCGGCGCGGCAGCATCTGCACAAGATTCACCGGCGGTTGGTGGACAAGGGCCGGCTCAGCGAGGCCGAGTCGGAAGCCATCCTCCAGCGCATCGGCCTCTGCAACCGGATGGAGCGATTCTCCGCCTGCTCGGTGGTGGTGGAAGCGGTGGTGGAGGATCTGGAGATCAAGCGGCAGGTCTTCCGCCAGCTCGAAGAGGTGACCACCCCGGAGGCGGTGCTGGCCACCAACACCTCCTCCCTCTCGGTCACCGCTTTGAGCGCCGCCTGCCAGCGGCCGGTGCGGGTGGCGGGAGCCCACTTCTTCAATCCCGTCCCACTGATGCCGCTGGTGGAGGTGATCCCCGGCTTGGAGACCGCGGCGGAAACGGTCTCGACTCTCCGCCAGCTGTTGGAGCGCTGGGGCAAGACGGTGGTGGAAGCCCAGGACACCCCCGGCTTCATCGTCAACCGGGTGGCCCGGCCCTTCTACGGCGAGAGCCTGCGCCTGGTGGAGGAAGGCATCGCCTCCCCCGCCACCGTCGATTGGGCCCTGAAAGAGCTGGGAGGCTTCCCCATGGGGCCATTCGAGCTGATGGACCTGGTGGGCAACGACGTCAGCCTCAAGGTCACCGAGACGGTCTTCCACGAGATGGGCTACGACCCCCGCTACCGCCCAAGCCTGCTGCAGCGGCGGCTGGTGCAAGCCGGGCGGCTGGGACGCAAGAGCGGGCGCGGCTTCTACGACTATCGGGACGACACGGAAAGGCCCGCACCGGAGCCCGACCGCGAGCTCGCGAAGAAGATCTTTCGACGGGTGCTGGTGATGTTGATCAACGAGGCCGCCGACGCGGTCCATTGGAGAGTCGCCAGCGCTCCCGACATCGATCTCGCCATGACCACCGGCGTGCGCTATCCCAAGGGTCTGCTGGCCTGGTGCGACGAGCTCGGCGCCGGTGCCGTCCTCGAGGATCTGGAAGCGCTGCACCGGGAGTACGGCGAGGACCGCTACCGCCCCAGCCCTCTGCTGCGGCGCCTGGCCCGAGACGGCGGCAGCTTCCACCGCTCCCCGGAGGGAGCCGGAGAGTGAGCACCGGCAACCTGGGCGCCGTCTACGTGGTGGACGCCGTGCGCACCGCCATCGGCCGCCTGGGGGGGAGCCTGGCCCCGGTGCGCACCGACGACCTCGCCGCGGTGCCGTTGCGGGCGCTCCTGGACCGGTCGGCGGATCTCGATCCCGGCGCCGTCGACGAGGTGATCCTGGGCTGCGCCAACCAGGCCGGCGAGGATTGCCGCAACGTCGCCCGCATGGCGTCGCTACTGGCGGGGCTGCCGCCGGAGGTGCCGGGGCTCACCGTCAACCGGCTGTGCGGCTCGGGGCTGAGCGCCGTAGTGGCTGCCGCCCGCGCCCTCGCCGTCGGTGACGCGGAGGTCATCCTGGCCGGCGGCGTCGAACACATGACCCGCGCCCCCTACGTTCTCTCCAAAGCTTCCAAAGCCTTTGGCCGGGACTCCCAGCTCTACGACACGAGCCTCGGCTGGCGCTTCGTCAATCCGCGGCTGGAACGTCTCTACGGCATCGATTCCATGGGCCAGACGGCGGAGAATCTGGCGCGGGAGCACGACATTTCCCGCGAGGACCAGGACGCCTTCGCCCTCGCCTCCCAGCGCAAGGCCGTCGCCGCCCGGGAGAGCGGCCGGCTGGCGCGGGAGATCGTGGCGGTGGAGGTCCCCCGGCGCAAAGCGGAGCCCCTGGTCTTCGACCGCGATGAATTTCCCCGGCCTGATTCCAGCGCCGAGGCCTTGGCCAAGCTCCGGCCGGTCTTCGTGCCGGAGCCCAACCCTGGAAAACCAGGTACCGTCACCGCCGGCAACGCCTCGGGCCTCAACGACGGTGCCGCCGCCCTGCTGCTGGCTTCCGAGGAAGGGCTGCGGCGCCACGGCCTGGTGCCCCGAGCGCGGCTGCTGGCCAGCGCCGTGGTGGGGGTGGAGCCACGCATCATGGGCATCGGCCCGGTGCCCGCCAGCCGCCGAGCCCTGGAGCGCGCCGGCCTCGATCTCGACGCCATGGACGTCATCGAGATCAACGAGGCCTTCGCCGCCCAGGTGCTCGCCTGCACCCGCAGCTTGGAGCTAGCCGACGACGATCCCCGGATCAATCCCAGCGGCGGCGCCATCGCCCTCGGCCATCCCCTGGGTATGTCCGGCGCCCGTCTGCTCACCACCGCCCTGCTGCAGCTCGAGGAGGCCGATGGCCGCCACGCCCTCTGTACCCTCTGCGTCGGCGTCGGCCAGGGAGTGGCAGCAGTGCTCGAACGAGTTTCTTGAGCCTGCCACCTCTTCTGCGCAAAGTCCCGGAGCGCTGAGCAGAACCTCCAGCTCTGGGCACCGTATACCTTCCACGAGCCCGGTCTCATACAATACGCGGCATCTCGACTTCAGATGCCGAGCCGTCTGAGCTCTCGGCCTCGAATCTCAGCCATTTTGCAGCGATGGTCTACCCAAAGACTTTGCGCTGGTCAGCCAACTTTCGGAGATGAACGTCATGGTGCCCACGCTCCGCTTCTC
Coding sequences within it:
- a CDS encoding RidA family protein; the encoded protein is MSYEIFNPSEMPPARGFSHGLLAPAGGRVLFIAGQTAHGTDGAPLPQSSGAEAFVGQFAKALDNVLAVAAAAGGRPEHLGRFTVYVTDMATYRSSLKALGDVYRQRMGRHFPAMALVAVSELVDPGAMVEIEATAVLPT
- a CDS encoding enoyl-CoA hydratase family protein — protein: MQALRTEYRPQERRTMALNPEHFLYEFDPETAVATITLNRPDRLNALTFDIYEELRDTFRALNHEEGVRAVILTGSGKAFCSGGDVHDIIGQLFDRGYEGLLEFTRLTCDLILSMRLCRRPVVAALNGTVAGAGAVMAAASDVRVAAESAKIGFVFTKVGLCGADMGAAWLLPRLVGLGQATELLMTGDFIDAREAHRIGLYNHVVSDDEVLSRARGLAEKLARGPSFALEITKDALNREAHMDLATAMENEAQIQAVCMQNPNFREAFEAFRDKRKARFE
- a CDS encoding acyl-CoA dehydrogenase family protein yields the protein MPDTRATRAFLEPRHHQLATAAEAFVAEQIAPLGHAEDDEQARRQARQVLTALGEGTWLQPIAVPDLRACGLLREVLAAESPLADAVFALQALGSMPIQLAGSDELKRAFVEPALRGEAMAAFAMTEAEAGSDVAHLSTRAVRDGSHYVLNGGKAFISNAGIADFYTVFAVTDAEAGKRGISCFVVPADTPGLSLARAQVMSAPHPLGELAFEACRVPASHRLGSEGEGLKIGLASLDRLRATVGAAACGMAQRALAEALAYSKQRHLGGQALAEYQMTQDKLARGATELTASRLLVYRALWERDDGTERTTVEAAMAKSYATEAAQRIIDDAIQILGGRGCLAEHPVDHLYRSIRSLRIYEGTTEIQRLIIARALLAETS
- a CDS encoding bifunctional salicylyl-CoA 5-hydroxylase/oxidoreductase translates to MKIEIVGGGPGGLYFALLMKKRDPGHRVRVHERNRADDTFGFGVVFSDATMDNLADADRESYDAITRAFYHWDDIDIHYRGTVLSSTGHGFAGLSRQTLLDILAQRCRELGVEIDYESEVDPEAAGFLADADLVVAADGVNSRFRETFAEHFQPAIDWRPNRFVWLGTTQPFPAFTFYFQEDRHGLWRAHAYQYEPTENGEARSTFIVETTDETFHAAGLDPEDEDATVAFCQQLFAEQLDGHGLIKNRSLWRRFPTIKNGHWHHGKMVLLGDAAHTAHFSVGSGTKLALEDSIALADTLQDLAEDETSGADLNAALQRYEEERRPDVESLQRAAQASLQWFEETERYFQLPPVQFGFTLLTRSLRISHEDLKLRDPAYVRNIDRWFAEEAQERSGERILPEPAPTKPAPTEPVPPPLFTPFKLRGLLLPNRVVVSAMCQYSAEDGRPNDWHLVHLGSRAVGGAGLVITEMTDISREARITPGCAGLYQDEHVTAWRRITDFVHENTTSKIGVQLAHAGRKGATKLAWEGIDEPLEEGAWPLLAASPIPYLEHSQVPKAMDHGDMDAVRDDFVAAARRADEAGFDLLELHCAHGYLLATFLSPLTNQRQDEYGGSLENRMRYPLEVFDAVRAVWPEDKPIFVRISAVDWAPGGNQPEDAVEIARLLKAHDCDLVDVSAGQTVPDAKPVYGRLFQTPFSDRVRHEVGIPTMAVGNISSYTDVNTILAAGRADLCALARMHLWDPYWTRHAAHALGWDLPWPDPYSVLDRFTPRFE
- a CDS encoding SLC13 family permease, whose product is MGAEAIWLLLLLAATFAFFVFEVLPVEVTALCMLSLLTLSGLVSLDQAVAGFSNPGVLTIGGLFVLSHALVRTGFLEVAAERLSRRFGKRPWLGIAVLLLAVALMSGFLNNTAVVVITIPLAVDLCRRFQLSPSRVLIPLSYAAIIGGTLTLIGTSTNLLVSSIAEDSEVGALSMFDFLPLGSLFLVVGLIYILVVAPRFLPARITTRSLTVSYKMDEFLTELRVDEGSKLVGRTVLDSDLSRKYDVTVLTVIRGSQRFEDRLHRLPLEVGDLLIVRCPVESLPRLREDLGVALLTDVKLTEEELLGSDRVVLEALIPPRSRLIGRTLQEADFRRHFGGFVLAIRHLDSTRRTRIARARLRLSDTLLLITSRDRLEDLRSHGDLIITSELDLQLRRQRYWWLPLVLIPAIVGLAAAGVVDILLGVLLAVAVLFALKVINPADGYRAIDWSVVVFIAAFIPVGAAMTHTGLAEKIASIVLAPSSWMPEAWAPWVAVSVLYLATSIITELVTNNAAAIVLTPVAISMAASLGVDPKPLILAVCFAASASFLTPTGYQTNLMVYGPGGYRFTDFLRFGAPLNLLFWILATVCIPVFWSF
- a CDS encoding 3-hydroxyacyl-CoA dehydrogenase NAD-binding domain-containing protein — translated: MSQPHANPSRQTIGVVGAGTMGRGIAQTAATAGHPVVLYDLDAEAREAARQHLHKIHRRLVDKGRLSEAESEAILQRIGLCNRMERFSACSVVVEAVVEDLEIKRQVFRQLEEVTTPEAVLATNTSSLSVTALSAACQRPVRVAGAHFFNPVPLMPLVEVIPGLETAAETVSTLRQLLERWGKTVVEAQDTPGFIVNRVARPFYGESLRLVEEGIASPATVDWALKELGGFPMGPFELMDLVGNDVSLKVTETVFHEMGYDPRYRPSLLQRRLVQAGRLGRKSGRGFYDYRDDTERPAPEPDRELAKKIFRRVLVMLINEAADAVHWRVASAPDIDLAMTTGVRYPKGLLAWCDELGAGAVLEDLEALHREYGEDRYRPSPLLRRLARDGGSFHRSPEGAGE
- the pcaF gene encoding 3-oxoadipyl-CoA thiolase, whose product is MGAVYVVDAVRTAIGRLGGSLAPVRTDDLAAVPLRALLDRSADLDPGAVDEVILGCANQAGEDCRNVARMASLLAGLPPEVPGLTVNRLCGSGLSAVVAAARALAVGDAEVILAGGVEHMTRAPYVLSKASKAFGRDSQLYDTSLGWRFVNPRLERLYGIDSMGQTAENLAREHDISREDQDAFALASQRKAVAARESGRLAREIVAVEVPRRKAEPLVFDRDEFPRPDSSAEALAKLRPVFVPEPNPGKPGTVTAGNASGLNDGAAALLLASEEGLRRHGLVPRARLLASAVVGVEPRIMGIGPVPASRRALERAGLDLDAMDVIEINEAFAAQVLACTRSLELADDDPRINPSGGAIALGHPLGMSGARLLTTALLQLEEADGRHALCTLCVGVGQGVAAVLERVS